A section of the Lineus longissimus chromosome 1, tnLinLong1.2, whole genome shotgun sequence genome encodes:
- the LOC135491847 gene encoding G-protein coupled receptor Mth2-like, with the protein MGKMRGKTLLFVLGLAFLLHPGRGQEEEGEEGEVEYECKERVSCKYMRDTYWATYVRRNCFCDTLCALYGDCCFDYQSQAILEPLDKKSFECMAGYYFFPVDLITKCPSEWTGKDTKEKCEGDSFGEYFLQWPVTGENTGLSYKNIYCAICNGNTNFTYWISELLSDVAFRKGEEKDAEKAVNLRKDLSSDQFAVRFRDPADRSRLCKPAISECSRDWQVKRFADECENGKSSFVYVGKKVYKNSACAHCNGEPANAWDCNGPERYMTQDGMRTMYPYSILMDLNSFTCSFNEFEVGRIKRQVNVPLTKRCPDGSVYDQLAQTCWPIACRGKLLYRNGQCVRLYVSSDNDMASPYSREKPSTETECTFVRLNTTAYEIFDNGTLFVHSHKQWYDKERYEKEGDSIILCTNFTADYTVNRVVSKSKMDKFDYVQSVLSLVGVILSLIALAAHFLVYMSFAPLRNTPGKNIMSLVAALFFAQLAFVVAPYGSQIRTCCEIIAILMHYCFLSSFFWMNVMAFDIWSTFTKEGTRDDNNKQFAYYSLYAWLGPAAVVGLALVVDVAAPETLYRPMYGINLCWINSRPGLLIFFGVPLFLLLIVNSVFFVLTVTAIHQVCEASKMATQKTQKRRFVLYVKLALIMGLTWIFGFLASLTDVKELWYVFTILNSLQGVFIFFGFVFTRKVYRLVKEKTSTATAQRRLSSDITKSTYTSTNAGTHRNSSVKRSGEKV; encoded by the coding sequence CACATACTGGGCAACCTACGTGAGGAGAAACTGTTTCTGTGATACGTTATGTGCACTCTATGGCGACTGCTGCTTTGATTACCAATCACAAGCAATTTTGGAACCATTGGACAAAAAATCGTTCGAGTGTATGGCAGGGTATTACTTCTTTCCTGTTGATCTGATTACTAAATGTCCTTCGGAATGGACGGGGAAGGACACGAAGGAAAAATGTGAGGGAGACAGCTTTGGCGAATATTTTCTGCAGTGGCCTGTAACTGGTGAAAATACTGGACTATCTTATAAAAATATCTACTGCGCGATTTGCAATGGTAATACTAACTTTACGTATTGGATATCTGAACTTTTGTCAGACGTTGCGTTTCGTAAAGGCGAGGAAAAAGATGCTGAGAAGGCTGTTAATTTGAGGAAGGATCTATCATCGGACCAATTCGCTGTAAGATTCCGTGACCCTGCTGATCGATCGAGACTTTGCAAACCTGCTATTTCAGAATGTAGCAGGGACTGGCAAGTTAAAAGGTTTGCGGACGAATGTGAAAATGGAAAATCGTCGTTTGTTTATGTTGGTAAGAAAGTTTATAAGAACAGTGCATGTGCCCACTGTAATGGCGAGCCGGCCAATGCCTGGGACTGCAACGGACCTGAAAGGTACATGACCCAGGATGGGATGCGTACAATGTATCCTTACTCCATTCTTATGGACTTGAACAGCTTCACGTGTTCCTTTAACGAATTTGAGGTCGGGCGGATAAAACGCCAGGTTAATGTACCGTTGACCAAAAGATGTCCTGATGGCTCTGTTTATGACCAGTTGGCCCAGACTTGTTGGCCAATTGCCTGCCGCGGGAAGCTTCTCTATCGTAATGGACAGTGCGTCAGGCTTTACGTGTCCTCAGACAACGACATGGCTTCACCATACTCACGCGAAAAACCCTCAACGGAAACAGAGTGCACTTTCGTCAGACTCAACACAACTGCGTACGAGATATTCGACAATGGAACATTgtttgtacattctcataagcAGTGGTATGACAAGGAACGGTACGAAAAGGAAGGCGACTCTATTATTCTCTGTACAAACTTTACGGCAGACTACACGGTAAATCGCGTCGtatcaaaatcaaagatggaCAAATTCGACTATGTCCAAAGCGTACTGTCTCTGGTAGGTGTAATATTGTCTCTGATTGCCCTTGCAGCCCACTTTCTTGTGTACATGTCATTCGCACCTTTGCGAAATACCCCGGGAAAGAACATAATGTCTCTCGTAGCTGCCCTGTTCTTCGCCCAGCTTGCCTTCGTCGTCGCCCCGTACGGGAGCCAGATCCGCACATGTTGCGAAATCATCGCAATCTTAATGCACTATTGCTTCCTGTCATCTTTCTTCTGGATGAATGTAATGGCATTCGATATCTGGTCTACCTTCACCAAGGAGGGAACGAGGGATGACAACAATAAGCAGTTTGCGTACTACTCCTTGTACGCCTGGCTTGGACCTGCCGCCGTGGTCGGACTTGCTCTAGTCGTCGATGTTGCTGCCCCGGAGACCCTCTACCGACCAATGTACGGTATCAACCTGTGCTGGATCAACAGCAGGCCAGGCCTCCTAATCTTCTTCGGAGTCCCGTTGTTCCTATTACTCATCGTTAACTCGGTCTTCTTCGTATTGACCGTGACAGCAATTCATCAAGTTTGCGAAGCATCGAAAATGGCTACTCAGAAAACCCAGAAACGCCGATTCGTCCTTTACGTAAAGTTAGCGCTAATTATGGGACTTACATGGATCTTTGGCTTTCTTGCATCACTCACTGACGTAAAGGAGCTTTGGTATGTATTCACCATATTGAACAGTCTACAGggtgttttcattttctttgggTTTGTCTTCACGAGGAAGGTATACCGTCTCGTCAAGGAGAAGACGTCCACTGCGACCGCGCAGAGACGACTATCTTCGGACATCACGAAAAGCACTTACACCTCTACGAATGCCGGTACACACCGTAACTCCAGCGTCAAAAGGTCAGGAGAGAAGGTGTAG